The genomic window TGGCCTAAAATCATGGCAAATAATAACCAGTACTTTTGgggacatattttttttttttttttatttgaaaaaaaagaagagaaaatagAGGGGGAAAAAACCTTGGTTGTAAATGTGTTACAACACATTTGTGTAATGTGTAACTACATATTAACGTTGTCAAATATTGGCAAACAGTCAGTATTTTGACCAATCTAAGGTCattgtgacttcatatctcacagtGTGACCTCAAaccctaaatgtgaccctggagcacaaaacagTCTGGTggcacgggtatgtttgtagcaatagccaacaatacattgtatgggtcaaaattatatatatttttttattttatgccaaaaatcattaggatatttagtaaagatcatgtttcatggagatattttgtgtatttcctcctgtaaatatatcaaaactttggacaactttaaaggcaattttctcaatatttagattttttttgcacccagattttcaaatacttgcaTCTCtgccaaattttgtcctatcctaacaaaccatacatcagtggaaagcttacgtattcagatgatgtataagttgatctttatgactggttttgggttccagggtcacaaatgtgttttttttatattgtttttattatatttgctGTCAAAAGTATTAGTAGTAAGGTTTATTATCCATGTGCGAAAAATCGTGGTCCGGTTTTACAGTCCAGCTGTATACTCACGATCACTTCATCAAGCCCCTTTCATTATTCAGTGCGGACACTTCCCCACCCCTATGTACAGGCCCAAGCCAAAAAGTTCAGTTGCCCCCTGTTTTTGGCATCCCTATAAGCAATGGCAAGGTTGTGGGTTTTTGGTAGAGGGGTAGTCTTGCGGCACCTATTGAGTTGAAAGGGGATGCTAATGGATAGCTTTCTTAGGGAATTATAGAACTCCTTGAGTGAAGTCAGTAAGGACAAAGTTGCGTAAGTGTTGTCTGttcattgtctttttttttcagtcacaCTGTCATCACATTCAGTTCAGGGCTGCAAGCTCACCACTCAGCTAAAATATGAAATTGTTTTGCCATGGGGCTTGAACATTCAGAAGCAGTGCAGCTGCGCAGGAAACATTGGCTGTCTTTCTCCTAATCCCTTTGTATTTTATGAGCTCCTCTAGTTGTAATTACGTCTAGCGAACTTGTCAGTAAAACTGGTGAAGATCTGCATTCGTGATTGTATTAGAGATGACTCCATTCCAGGGGAATGAAATCTTCTTAATTTGTTCCTGTTTGTTGCACCATGTCATCTGCTGTGAGGGAGGGTCCTGGCTAACTGAAATGCCTGGCAACTGTAACCAAGAGGCAGGCATTGCTGCGCTTGGGCACTGGTCTGTGTAAGTGACTTGAAGCAGGAAGGAAAACGAGAATGAACGGTAATAAAACAGGGAGACAACAAGGAGAGATGGAAGTCTTTGATTatttttgaatggggaaacatcttCAGGGTGTGCAGGAAGAGGAGGATAATGAGAAAAGAGGGAGAACACTGgagcgaaagagagagagagggaacagTGTGCTGGGAGGAGTTGTGTGAGAAAGAGGACCTCAGGTGCCGCCAAAAGGGGAGGGAGGAGAGTTAGAGAGCGAGCGAGAGCAGGAGAGAGAGGGGAAGGGAAGGAGGGAGCGAATGTGATCGAGAGGCACAGTGGAAGAGAGAGCGAGACTGTGAAGGGGGAGAGGAAACTGTAAGCCACTCGCAGCATCTCTGAGCACCAGCAGTGAGGGGCTGCTCTCTTTTCCTCTGCTCGTTTCTGATTCGGAATGGATATGTTCAAGTCTCCCCTTTTTTACTGGTCtcaattttaatttcttaattgTGCACGCTCAGCGGGAATTGCCATCAAGCTGCTTTGGCTCACAGGTCGCCGAGGACTGACAAGGACAGGAGCGGTACGCAGATCTTCCTGTATTTTAAAGAAGACTTCACGGAATGTTTCACAAAAAACTTGGAGAAAAAGCAACAAGGTCTACCTCAGAACGCAAGAAGCTCATCATGTACAACTAATCAGATGCAGAGGCTGGCATGCCATGTGATGTGCAAAGCTTTGGACGGAGCGGTGGACTGAAACCAAGAACATGTGGAATTCAGACGGGATGTCCAGAGCATGCTGTCCTGATGCGATCTGAGGAGGCACCTTCATGTAACCAGCTCTATACCTCTTTCGCAAAAGACAGGTCTCTCTTTTTTTATGCACAGTGAAAGTTCATGAAAAGTAAATGGATTGGGAGCAAAGAAGACCGAAGCCGTCGccgtagcccccccccccccagaacaTGGTCTTGAAATTTTGATTAGTTCCGTTTTGCCTCACTCAGACTCCCGCAGGCTATGAGCGGCGCTCTGTGCAGCGATAGCTCTGGCAACTCTCATATGCTGCCCTGTGTTTGTCTAGAGTGTCTGTGTTTTGATTCGGACTATTGAAACCCAACAGGGATCGAGACAGTGGCCAAGAGAACCCTATTACAGAAGCAAAACATGGTGCATGTTATTGTTTGGTGACAAACCAGTATGAACTCTCAATTTTTGTATAAATAAGGTATGACCATGGAACATTTTTTTATATCCATTTTGTTACCTTTATTGGTTCGTCTACAATCCTACAGATTTTATCCTTGAGAGGACAGCATGAGGAATTGGTCAAGCTCACAGTGGACGCCAACCGGCCTTCAGCACAGATATGCAACCCTTTTGTAACTGTTTTTTTTCCCAGCAGCCTTAGTTTGGCTTGCAGAGGAAATATCTCTGTCTTGCAATTACCGAACTGTCCCTAAGCATGACTGATTCCGGAGGAGTGCAAGGCACCTTTTATTCTTCTCCTTGCGGACTGTATTGATTTTTGCCAATGCTCAATTCATTGAGATCCAGCCATGTGAAAGACCGAGGTAAAGGGGAAAAGACAGAAGATTGAGTTCTGCTGAAAGGGATTACTGAGAAAGCACGGACACGGGATCACATTGCAGGCCATCTGCATTGCGTTTAGGACAACAGAACCTTATCCAAGCGGACAAGGTTCGGGACAATGAACCGGTCAGAGTTGATCGAACCGGTCCCAACTACGAACAGCAGCCTTGGCGGTCACTTCAGTGTGTCCCTAAACCACTCCTGCCCTCTAGGCTGGGGGCAGAATAAGATTGTGGAAGCTTGCGTTTTGGAGACTGCGGTCATCGTCTTATTGACGGTGCTCATCATTGCTGGGAATTTAACCGTAATCTTTGTGTTTCATTGCGCCCCGTTGTTACATCACTACACTACCAGTTACTTCATCCAGACTATGGCCTACGCGGATTTGTTGGTGGGCCTTAGTTGCCTGGTTCCCACCCTTTCGCTACTCCATTACCCGGCTGGTGTCCAAGAACCACTCACCTGCCAGGTGTTCAGCTATGTCATCTCTGTACTCAAGAGTGTTTCGATGGCTTGTTTGGCTTGCATTAGCGTGGACCGCTATTTGGCCATTACCAAGCCCCTCTCCTACAACCAACTGGTAACACCCTGCCGCCTTCGCTGCTGCATCGTTCTCATATGGATCTACTCTTGTGTGGTGTTTCTCCCGTCTTTCTTCGGCTGGGGCAAGCCAGGGTATCATGGGGATATCTTTGAATGGTGTGCCCACTCTTGGCCCACGTCTGCACTCTTCACTGGCTTTGTTGTGTGCCTACTCTACGCCCCTGCCGCCCTAGTGGTCTGTTTCACCTACTTCCACATCTTCCGCATCTGCCAGCAGCATAACCGAGAGATCAGCGAGCGACGGGCACGCTTTCCCAGCCAGGAGATGGAAACTGCCGAAGGGGGAAACCACGCAGGCCACGGACCAGACCGGAGGTACGCAATGGTGCTCTTTCGAATCACCAGTGTTTTCTACATGCTTTGGCTTCCCTACATTTTCTATTTCCTACTGGAGAGCTCCCATGTACTGGACAGCCCTGCCCTCTCCTTTGTGACCACCTGGTTAGCAATTAGCAACAGCTTCTGCAACTGCGTCATTTATAGCCTGTCCAACAGTGTATTCCGGCTGGGGATGCGTAGACTCTCACAGACGCTCTGCTCGTCGTGCTCTTTCAGCCCCTGCACTCATGACGACAAGGACTTTGGAGAGCCAAAGCCAAGAAAGAGAGCCAACTCCTGCTCCATCTGAAGATCTCAAAGCTGTTAAATGTTGTGGCAATGGATTTGGGCCAGATTTTAGAACTAAAACATGGTTGTTTCTTATACAGAGTTTGAAAAAACTACCCACAGTGAAGAGGATGAAGTTGTCTAGTAGTCTACATTCCCTGTAAATATTAAGATGACACCTGCCTTGGTCCTGTATATACCACAGAATGGTCACCAACCACAACTTGTTTGACAACCTAGAGATATGCTGTTTTTAGAATGTTTGTGAGCAGAATATTTACAAGACAAAGCCAAGGGGTGGGTTCAAAGCTCTCGCTTGTGATAGCTCTTTCCAAATATAGAGCACACTTGCTATTTTTAGATACATTACCCATGTTGCTGGATTGGTTGTTTTGATGTTTGTCGAATTAGTTTTGTCGCAGCTGTAACTGTAAAAACAGTTGCTTTACAAAACAACGAGAGCTTAACTAGCTGATTTTGAAGGTCTTCTAGTGGCTATTATGGTACAGTGTGTCTCGAATCTTAAATCACAGGTAATTCACGTCAAAAGCGATGTAGCAAAGGACAAACAGCTTggtctgtatttattttttcaaaatcgTCGTTCTAGATCTGATCTTTTTGTAGGAAATCTTGAAATACCACATGCGCACAATATCAACAAATGCCTGTAATAGTTGTGGACTGTAGTTTAGATCCCCAGTGGTGTAAAGCCTTAGCTGTTTGTAATTAGACCTATTTGCCTGCAGTGACCCTTTGACAAACATGCAACACAGCATGTTTTATtttctaattaatttttttgcCAGATCAGCTTTAACTTAACTTGACGCTCATATTACCTTgagctgagtttttttttttactcacttTAATGTATGGATGtccatttttttttgtctaaaatcaacaaattaaattaattgaGAGATGTtgcttaaattatttttatagtttttttcttcttttttaatgagagagtttgaaattcaaatgcatgcaaattttacaaatattttttacaaatcaAGTTGCATACACAAATTTGTTTTTCTCTTATTCTGTTTTAGTTTATACATTCCAATTCAAATGAATACATCCCAATTATTTTCCAAAGATTTACTGTTGTGTGACGTTATACTTCTTGTCATATTGATTTCTGCAATGagtatttttatgttattatgCATCAgccaatatttttgtaattatacAGAGAATAAAATATATGGCTGcttcatttttaattataatacgTGGGTATTTTTTGGGCAGGTTTAAACTCATTGCTTGAGTCTAGTATTGGTTAGTTTTTTTGTGcatatttcagtttgtttatgcCTGTAAACTTTATTTGCTGATGGATGTTACAGCCCTGTACATGCTGAACTTCGCAgctctgaaaataaaaaaaatcacaatacagCTAGGCTAGTTGATGTGCATTagataatgaataaaataaaataaattataataagaaTAGACTCACTTCTATCAAATTAAATAGTGAGGATAATCTTTTTAATTACTTAACAACTTAAAGAGTAAAttgataatttatttatttatttttcaatgtcCAATGGATATGAAACTGATAAAATAGCAGTATATTCCTGTATTCATTTTGGTGATGAACCTATGATGTCTCTGTCCATTTTTTTCTTGATTAGgagaataaaaatacaatatatatttttttagttctGAGATTTTtggttgtttgtttttgtgagaaactttgGTTTTGCTGTCGCTGGCAGTACAATAAATGTGAACTGTAAACGCTGGTTTATAACGAGTGCATCTTTTCCTGCAGTTAATCTGGATTTCACTTTAATGAATTGAAGTTTTATCACTTTCCATTCTCTTTCTAATGCTAATGCATAGCTTTTACAGTTTCAGCATGTGATCCTGATTCCTGCTCCATCTCAATGTGCGTCGACCGACTGTGTAATATTTCCGGATAGCTCCATAGAGTCCGGTCAGAGTTTAAGTTGCTCATGTCCTCTAAGGCTTCAGGGCAAACCGATCCCAGCGCAACGGCCCCAGACTGCACACGCAGCAGGGCTGGCACTCGACGGCTGCCTCTAAAAAGGTTACAGCTCCCTTCAGAAGGGAAATTATACATGTGCAGTTAGAGCGAGGGGGAAAATGAAGTGACCTTTTTGAAATCTAATGAGCACATCAAATGTTTCCATGATCATGGGAGGCTTTGGACCTTGGCACCAGCATGAATAAAACATGAGTGCTCTCAGCGGTCACTAACAGTACGTCTCATTCCGCTTGCTTACACTTGTTATTTGACCTTAAAATGCGTACAACATCCTTCTTGTATCTTTATCATTACTCAACCCAAATACCTTTTCCTCTTTGATTTGAAGTGGCTAAGTTCTCATTGAAAAACAGTGTCAGTCTTACTGTGGGAGATTTGAGAGCCTAGCCGATCTTAATGGCCATGTGGAACGATGTTTGGCCGGCACAGCTGCTCCAGGGCACTGCCCTTTGCCGACATTGAAGGTAATGCATGCCTCGTCACAGACGCTGACAAAAGAGGGCTTGTTTTTTGGCAAATGTATTAGTACAGGTTGTTTCAGGCCCTTTCGTAGCTCTATTTTTTGCCTGTCACAAAATAGCCGACTGTTGAAAGTTAATAATTGGCGTTTTTGTTCTGTCGCTTGCTTTCTGTTTTTTACTGTTACATTTCGTCACAAAGGTAATTTGCTATTTTGTAATGTTTGAGAATTGGTATTGTATATTAAATTCTAGCACATCGATTCCATAAAATTATTCTTCGCAAATAACCAATGTAATGACCAAAGTTCTAAGTCTCtactatttttgtttatatttgattTAGAATCGATTTGTTTCTGAATTTTAAATGGTTCTTTAAGTGGACCAGCTCAAAAAAGTCATTTGTTCGTGAAGCTAGTTGAGCTGTATGTTATTAAGATCATAGGAGTTATTTGAATCAATTGGACTTCACTGCCTGTGCTCAATATATTTGCATGCAGCCTGTGAAAAagacacaattttttttctcattatatTCAAATTTAATCTATTAATTTTAAGAATTAACGTTAGGCCAAACTGTGCCCAAATGATACATTTTTAGAGTTTTTATGATTCATGAAGTGGACCGTAAAATCCGTTGCTTGtaaaatcagactacactggttgagCTGTATGCTCTCGTGCTTCAAAAATCATTAGTTTATGGGCCACTTGTTTGAATTAGACTACACTGCTCATGCTCAATGTGATTCAGAGCCAGCACCACCATTGAGTAAAAAATAGAATTTTaagaatcaatgtgtttttgttttttttgaaaaaaaaaaaaaaaacttcttttcGCATGCAGCCTTTGAGAAAAAGACACCATTCAccatttttataaatacatacacgTATAAATTTTTTCCTACTTCTATTCAAATTGAGTtgagctgtatgtttttgattcactcacTCTTCAGAAAGAACAAGATCATAGGAGTCATTTGAATCAATTGGACTTCACTGCCTGTGCTCAATGTATTTGCATGCAGCCTGTGAGAAAGATTTTTTTCTCATTCTATTCAAATTGAGTCTATTAGTTTTAAGAATTAACAATAGGGCCCAAACTGTGCCCAGATGATACAGAGTTTTTATGATTCATGAagtgtcatttgtttgtgaatcagattaCACTTGTtgaactgtatgtttttgattcactcatGCTTCCAAAAGAATCTGTTCATAGTGGAATTTGAATTGGGCTACACTACTCATGCTCAGTGTCATTGCATCCAGCCTGTGTGAAAGACAGTTCTTGGCAGTATTTTGTTCTacacacaactttttttttttttttaactcattcGACTAGATTTAGAGTTTACTCTAGATTTAGAGTAAAAGATTGAATTTTAAGAATcaaaatgtgtttgtttgtgaatcagactacaatGATcaagctgtatgtttttgattcactcaatcttcaaaaagaacaaaaattcGAGTCATTTGAATGCTACACTGCCCATGCTCAATGTTTTTGCATGCAGCCTATAAGATAGACACAGTTCAtggcagtgtttttttccagttGAATCTATTAATTTTTGGAATTAACAAAGTGATTTGTTTGTCAAATCAGACTAAACTTGGTTGAGTCGTATGTTTTCAATTCACATTCTTTAGAAAGAGGAAGATTTAGGAAGATCATAGGAGCCGTTTTAATCAATTGGACTACACTGCCCGTGCTCAATAATTTTTGAGTTCAGCCTGTGAGAAAGACACTGTTCGTGGCagtgctttttttatttacactttTTCTTGTTATATTCAAATCTATTCATTTTAAGAATTAACAATGATGATTCAAAAAGAATCAGTATATATGGGGGAATTGAATTGGACTACACTGCTCAGGCTCAATGTTTTTGCATACAGCCTGTGAAAAAGACACTGTTCTTGCTGGATTTTTATCTCATATTCAAATTGAGTAAAAGATGGAATTTTAAGAATCAATATGGTGATCGTTCCATTGATGTATCGTAATTAATTAgatcataatataatattttacgcCCTAGAATTGATGTGTAAGTTTATACCGATACACCTAATTGATATGGCAggaccaaagttttttttttttttggtgtgtgtTTTATGGCTCTCTCATTATGGCTCCTCTCTTTTCGAGACTCTTGCCGATGTAGCCAGCACAAGAAATCCTAATGTCAGCGAGAAGCTGGCGCAGGTTGAGCGCAGGTCCACATAGAGTATTTTTAGACCACACTCTGGTCATGCTTCTGTCATGCCCCTGacattttttattgcactttcagaacaagatttGAGGTTAGGTGCTAAAAGTGAAATAGGCTTTATGCTCCTCTCATGCAAAATGTTAAGcgcatataaaaaaaaacactacactgTTCCTTTTGTTAATTCCACTGTTACTTTAACAACTTTAAAAACACATCTATCACACTTGTTTGCTGTTG from Garra rufa chromosome 7, GarRuf1.0, whole genome shotgun sequence includes these protein-coding regions:
- the gpr52 gene encoding G-protein coupled receptor 52; the encoded protein is MNRSELIEPVPTTNSSLGGHFSVSLNHSCPLGWGQNKIVEACVLETAVIVLLTVLIIAGNLTVIFVFHCAPLLHHYTTSYFIQTMAYADLLVGLSCLVPTLSLLHYPAGVQEPLTCQVFSYVISVLKSVSMACLACISVDRYLAITKPLSYNQLVTPCRLRCCIVLIWIYSCVVFLPSFFGWGKPGYHGDIFEWCAHSWPTSALFTGFVVCLLYAPAALVVCFTYFHIFRICQQHNREISERRARFPSQEMETAEGGNHAGHGPDRRYAMVLFRITSVFYMLWLPYIFYFLLESSHVLDSPALSFVTTWLAISNSFCNCVIYSLSNSVFRLGMRRLSQTLCSSCSFSPCTHDDKDFGEPKPRKRANSCSI